acagagatggggagggggtgtagggggttacagagatagggagggggtgtagggggttacagagatggggaggggtgtcgggggttacagagatggggagggggtgtagggggttacagagatagggagggggtgtagggggttacagagatggggaggggtgtagggggttacagagatggggagggggtgtagggggttacagagatagggagggtgtagggggttacagagatagggagggggtgtagggggttacagagatggggagggtgtagggggttacagagatagggagggtgtagggggttacagagatggggagggggtgtagggggttacagagatagggagggtgtagggggttacagagatggggagggggtgtagggggttacagagatagggagggggtgtagggggttacagagatagggagggggtggagggggttacagagatggggagggggtgtagggggttacagagatagggagggggtgtagggggttacagagatagggaggggtgtcgggggttacagagatggggagggggtgtagggggttacagagatagggagggggtgtagggggttacagagatagggagggggtgtagggggttacagagatggggagggggtgtagggggttacagagatagggagggtgtagggggttacagagatagggagggggtggagggggttacagagatagggagggggtgtctggggttacagagagggggagggggtggagggggttacagagatagggagggggtggagggggttacagagatagggagggggtggagggggttacagagatggggagggggtgtcgggggttacagagatggggagggggtggagggggttacagagatggggagggggtgtagggggttacagagatagggaggggtgtcgggggttacagagatagggagggtgtagggggttacagagatagggaggggtgtagggggttacagagatagggaggggtgtagggggttacagagatggggagggtgtagggggttacagagatggggagggggtgtagggggttacagagatagggagggggtgtcgggggttacagagatggggaggggtgtagggggttacagagatggggagggggtggagggggttacagagatggggaggggtgtagggggttacagagatggggagggggtggagggggttacagagatagggagggggtgtagggggttacagagatagggagggtgtagggggttacagagatagggagggggtgtcgggggttacagagatggggagggggtggagggggttacagagatggggagggggtgtagggggttacagagatagggagggggtgtcgggggttacagagatggggagggggtgtagggggttacagagatagggaggggtgtagggggttacagagatagggagggtgttgggggttacagagatggggagggggtggagggggttacagagatggggagggggtgtcgggggttacagagatagggagggggtggagggggttacagagatagggagggggtgtagggggttacagagatagggagggtgttgggggttacagagatggggagggggtgtagggggttacagagatagggagggggtggagggggttacagagatggggagggggtgtagggggttacagagatggggagggggtgtagggggttacagagatagggagggtgtagggggttacagagatagggagggtgtagggggttacagagatggggagtggggccgACACGGACCACTCAGGACGGGGTGGGGCCTCGGGGTGTAAGGCTGCGGATTCGGTGCCTGTGGGGGTGGGAATGGCGTTGtgtgcgggtggggggtgggggggggggaatggagtcagcagccgtcgggggtcgggggtcgggggtcggagggcTGGCCCGGCCCCCCCGCGGCGGCCCGTTGGCGGGCCTCCTGCTCGCGGTGAGCCCGGCGGTGCCGGGACAGGCTGGAGGCGTACTTGAAGTCCTTGCCGCAGGGCGGGGGGCACTTGAAGCGGCGCTCGTCGCCATGGCGCCGCTGGTGGGCGGCCAGGTTGCAGGCCTTGTTGAAGCGGCGGGCGCAGCCGGGGTGGAGGCAGGAGTAGGGCCGCTCGCCGGTGTGCACCCGCCGGTGGACGGCCAGGTCGCGGGCCTTGACGAAGCCCCGGGGGCAGCCGGGGTGGGAGCAGCGGTAGGGCCGCTCGGCCGTGTGGCCGCGCTGGTGGACCAGCAGGTCGCTGGAGCTGGCGTAGCCCCGCGGGCACACGGGGCAGCGGTAGGGCCGCTCGCCGCTGTGCACCCGCCGGTGGGCGGCCAGCTTGGAGGCGGTGGCGAAGGCCCGAGAGCAGCCGGGCTGGCAGCAGGGGAAGGGCCGCTCGCCGCTGTGCACCCGCCGGTGCTTGGCCAGGTGCGAGGGGTAGTGGAAGCCCCGCGGGCAGTCGGGGCAGGGGTGGCGAGGCCGGGCGGCGTGCACCCGCCGGTGGTCGGTCAGCCGGCTGGCGTTGACGTAGGCCCGGCCACAGTCGGCGTGGGGGCAGGCGAAGGGCCGCTCCCCGGTGTGCAGCCGCCGGTGGTCGGCCAGGCTGCTGGAGTAGCTGAAGCCCCGGCCACACACCCCGCACTGGTAGGGCCGCTCGGCCGAGTGCACCCGCTGGTGCTTGACCAGGGCGTAGGACTGCTTGAAGGCCCGGCTGCACAGGCCGCAGCGGTAGGGCCTCTCGCCGGCCGGCCGGCACCGGTGGCGGGCCAGCCCCGCCGCGCTCCGGCAGTCCTTGCCGCAGCCCGGGCAGCGCCCCCCCCCCTCGGCCGCGTGCAGCCGCTGGTGGCGCCGCTGGTGGCACAGCTGGTTGAAGCCCCGCCCGCACACCGGGCACTGGAAGGGCCGCTCGCCCGTGTGGGTGCGGCGGTGGGTCTCCAGCAGCGAGGGCGAGCTGAAGGCCCTGGGGCACAGGGCGCAGCGGTAAGGGGCCATGCCCCTCTGCCGCCGGCGGCTGCTGCTCGCtgactcgtcctcctcctcccggGCCGCAACCAGGCCGCAATCTCCCTCCCGGGCCTCCTCCGGGCCTGCTAGGCCGCAATCTCCCTGCCCAGCCTCCTGCCGGGCCTCCTCCGGGCCTGCTAGGCTGCAATCTTCCTTCCGGGCCTCCTCCGGGCCTGCTAGGCTGCAATCTTCCTTCCGGGCCTCCTCCGGGCCTGCTAGGCCGCAATCTCCCTGCCCAGCCTCCTGCCGGGCCTCCTCCGGGCCTGCTAGGCCGCAGTCTTCCTTCCGGGCCTCCTCCGGTCCCGCTAGGCCGCAGTCTTCCTTCCGGGCCTCCTCCGGGCCTGCTAGGCCACAATCGCCCTCGCGGGCCTGCTCCGGGCCTGCTAGGCCACAATCTCCCTCGCGGGCCTGCTCCGGGCCTGCTAGGCCACAATCTCCCTCGCGGGCCTGCTCCGGGCCTGCTCGGCCACAATCTGCCTCGCGGGCCTGCTCCGGGCCTGCTAGGCCACAATCTCCCTCCCGGGCCTGCTCCCGGACCTCATCCAGGCTCGctatgccgcaatcttcctcccatgCCTCATCCCAGGCCTCATGCGGGCCCACTCGGTCGTAATCGTCCTCCCAGGCCTCATCCGAGCCCACTAGGTCGCAATCTTCCTCCGCCTGGCCGTCAGGGCTGCAATCTTCCTCCGAGTTCAGGCCCcaatcttcctcctgctcctcagccATGGCGGCGTCGTCGAGCCCCCTGCGTCCGATGCCGATCTCTGCGTCAAACCACCTGCAACGGGAAAGCCAGCGTTTAAGCGGGTCGCCAGAAACAGAGAGGCCACACGTTTCTCCCAGCCCCTTTCACCACTTGAATGTCCGCCCCTGTGAGCACGCTCACAGGTCCGTGGAGCTGTTGCACGgggagtggcttcgccagtcacgtgatgttcacgaggACCCCAatcaaaccccagccagttgggtcgaggGCAGCCAcgacgaggtatgcagttgtgagcctggtggatgaactggtaacgtgcggTGCGATTGTTAAATGGACGGGATAAGGCCGGCagcgagaaaggatcttggctcggaaaatcaagaagtagaaaatcggtttgggtggagctaagaaagggCAAGGGGGTGAAATCGTTGGCGGGAGTTGTCTGTCggccccccaaacagtagtggtaatgtcggACACAGtacaaatcaggaaattagaggtgcatgtgacAAAGGTTAATCACGggggggactttaatctatatatagaccgGGCAAACCACacctgcagtaatagtgtggaggacaaattcatggaatgtgcaCAAGGTGGCTTTCTGGAtcagtattttgaggaaccaacgagggaacagGCTGCTTTCGATCCAGTATTGTGCAATGAATAATTAATAACCTTGTCGTGAAggagcctttagggaagagtgaccataatataatagaattttacATTGAGTTTGAAATTGATgttgttaaatctgaaactagggtcttaaatctaaacaaagcaagccACGTAGGTATGAGGGGGCGAGTTGGCTCAGAGAAACTACGTTAAAAAGTATAACGGTCGACAAGCTATggcgagcatttaaagaattaatacataatttacagcaaacatacattcctttaaggcacaaaaaccccacaggaaaagtggtgcaACTGTGGGCCCGTTTCCCTGGTAAtgcggctaacaagagaaattaaagatagtattagatcaaaagaagaggcttataatgttgccaaaaagaacagtAAGCCCGAGGAATTGGGATGATTTCAGAATTCAGCAAAttacagggcctgacagggtagatgcagggtgggtgtttcccccccgggctggggagtctcgaaccaggggtcacagtctcaggataaggggtcggccgtttaagactgagatgaggaggaatttcttcactcagagggtggtgaatctctggaattctgtgccccagagggctgtggaggcccagtctttgagtatattcaaggctgagatagatagatgtttgggaacaaagggaatggagggatatggggagagtgcgggaaagtggagttgaggccgatgatcagccttgatctcattgaatggcggagcaggctcgagaggccgaatggccgactccagctcctatttcttatgttccttatgtAACTGAAATCTCCGAGACTAGGATGGATAGATTTGTGTTGGGTTCGGGTACCGAGGGATATGGAGCGAAGGTGTGGgggtttgaggtacagatcagccaggcTCTGATagaacagctcgaggggctgaatggtctccctatGGACCAGTGAGGGCCCTGCACTTAACTGGGAGTCGggcagcccccctcccccctctcttgttCTCTCGACTCAGCTTCACTTGGGCGGCCTTTTCCCTTACCTGGATCCTGCAGTTCCCCTGGACTGGGAATATCGTCTTCCCCGTGATCAGCACACTCCGTCCTGTCATGCACCGGATGCCCTTCCAGCTCCGTTCCCCGTCTGAATGCACCGATCCCAGCTGGACGGACCGCTCCCGGTTGGGCTGCAGTGCATCCGGATTGAATGCACTGATCCCTGTTTGAACACACAGATCCCGGTTTACATTTAACCGATTGAGTGCACCGATcccggattgaatgcaccgatcCCAGATTAATttaaagtgccctccccaatttcccgctgagggtAAATTCAAGAtgtagatcgatagatttttggatattaagggaatggagggatatggggagagtgcgggaaagtggagttgaggccttgatctcattgaatggcggagcaggctcgaggggccgaatggggcataagaacttaagaaataggagcaggaattggccattcggcccctcgagcctgctccgccattcaataagatcacggctgatctgatcatggactcagctccacttccccgcccgctccccataacctttactcccttatcgctcaaaaatctgtctatctccaccttaaatatattcaatgacccagcctccacagctctctggggcagagaattcctcagatttacaaccctctgagagaagaaattcctcatctcaggtttaaatgggcggccccttattctgagactatgtccctagttttagtttcccctatcagtggaaatatcctctctgcatccaccttgtcgagccccgtcattatcttatgtttcgataagatcacctctcattcttctgatctccaatgagtagaggcccaacctactcaacctttcttcataagtcaaccccctcatctccggaatcaaccgagtgaaccttctctgaacagcctccaatgcaagtatatccctccttaaatacggagaccagaactgcacgcagtactccaggtgtggcctcaccaataccctgtacagttgtagcaggacttctctgcttttatactctatcccccttgcaataaaggccaacattcccttggccttcctgatcacttgctgtacctgcagactaactttttgtgtttcatgcacaaggacccccaggtccctctgtactgcagcattctgtagcctctctccatttaaattataatttgctttcctattttttctgccaaactggataacctcacattttcccacattatactccatctgccaattttttgcccactcacttggcctgtctatatccctttgcatattttttgtgtcctcctcacaacttgctttcccacccatctttgtatcatcagcaaacttggctacgttacactcagtcccttcatccaagtcgttaatattgattgtaaatagttgaggacccagcactgatccctgtggcaccccacgagttactgtttgccaaccggaaaatgaaccatttatcccgactctctgttctctgttagtttgccaa
This is a stretch of genomic DNA from Pristiophorus japonicus isolate sPriJap1 unplaced genomic scaffold, sPriJap1.hap1 HAP1_SCAFFOLD_29, whole genome shotgun sequence. It encodes these proteins:
- the LOC139248105 gene encoding zinc finger protein 70-like, with translation MAEEQEEDWGLNSEEDCSPDGQAEEDCDLVGSDEAWEDDYDRVGPHEAWDEAWEEDCGIASLDEVREQAREGDCGLAGPEQAREADCGRAGPEQAREGDCGLAGPEQAREGDCGLAGPEQAREGDCGLAGPEEARKEDCGLAGPEEARKEDCGLAGPEEARQEAGQGDCGLAGPEEARKEDCSLAGPEEARKEDCSLAGPEEARQEAGQGDCGLAGPEEAREGDCGLVAAREEEDESASSSRRRQRGMAPYRCALCPRAFSSPSLLETHRRTHTGERPFQCPVCGRAFKQSYALVKHQRVHSAERPYQCGVCGRGFSYSSSLADHRRLHTGERPFACPHADCGRAYVNASRLTDHRRVHAARPRHPCPDCPRGFHYPSHLAKHRRVHSGERPFPCCQPGCSRAFATASKLAAHRRVHSGERPYRCPVCPRGYASSSDLLVHQRGHTAERPYRCSHPGCPRGFVKARDLAVHRRVHTGERPYSCLHPGCARRFNKACNLAAHQRRHGDERRFKCPPPCGKDFKYASSLSRHRRAHREQEARQRAAAGGPGQPSDPRPPTPDGC